The following proteins are co-located in the Corynebacterium aquilae DSM 44791 genome:
- a CDS encoding ATP-dependent DNA helicase, with product MATSEIDKATTELLGHAVTALGGARRDGQVLMSCAVARALANERHLAVQAGTGTGKSLAYLVPAAAHAIASEQSVVVSTATIALQRQLVGRDLPRLAKALEPHLDRPLTFAILKGRSNYICLNKLATGQAAEDGLLSEEELSGIGKEVRHLSDWAQDTDTGDRDDLEEGVSNLAWRQLSVTANECLGASRCPQAEECFAEAARKKAREADIIVTNHALLAIDALAEVDVLPQHDAVIIDEAHELDGRITGVATNELTANALVLAARRAKKLGADGKDDELVGLADDWPIVLDSAPRGRWTTLPEEVAGPLVKLRDTLWSVRTAIHTAPDGEAASDPEKNAERHHLSQHLVELHDTCVRILGVFEQEDPAKQVDVVWLSDEPRRGATLRVAPLSVSGLLATRLFAEKTVVLTSATLTVGGNFQAMAASWGLAKGSYDHLDAGTPFDPAKSGILYVPVHLPEPGRDGLSPEALAEIKDLIMAAGGRTLGLFSSRRAAEQAAEFLRPRIPMDVLCQGEDSTPNLIKRFAANENAVLVGTLTLWQGVDVPGKSCSVVIMDRIPFPRPDDPLLQARKEAADAAGRNGFMEVAATHAALLMAQGAGRLLRHVDDRGVVAVLDTRLVSKRYGGFLRASMPAFWPTTDKKTVISAIKRLISR from the coding sequence ATGGCGACTTCGGAGATCGACAAAGCCACCACGGAACTTTTGGGGCACGCCGTCACCGCCCTAGGTGGTGCGCGTCGTGATGGCCAAGTGCTGATGTCCTGCGCTGTCGCCCGGGCGCTGGCCAACGAACGACACCTGGCAGTCCAAGCCGGCACCGGCACCGGTAAATCCCTCGCATACCTGGTGCCCGCCGCCGCCCACGCCATCGCCTCAGAACAATCCGTCGTCGTCTCCACCGCCACCATCGCGCTGCAACGCCAGCTCGTCGGCCGTGATCTTCCCCGCCTCGCGAAAGCCCTCGAACCGCACCTCGACCGACCCCTAACCTTCGCAATCCTCAAAGGCCGCTCCAACTACATTTGCCTCAACAAGCTGGCCACCGGCCAAGCCGCCGAAGACGGCCTGCTGTCAGAAGAAGAACTTTCCGGCATCGGCAAAGAAGTCAGGCACCTGTCCGACTGGGCACAAGACACCGACACCGGCGACCGCGATGATCTCGAAGAAGGCGTATCCAACCTGGCGTGGCGCCAACTGTCAGTCACCGCCAACGAATGCCTCGGCGCATCCCGCTGCCCCCAGGCGGAAGAATGCTTCGCGGAAGCCGCCCGTAAAAAAGCCCGCGAAGCCGACATCATTGTCACCAACCACGCCCTTTTGGCCATCGATGCGCTTGCCGAAGTCGATGTGCTGCCCCAGCACGACGCGGTCATCATCGATGAGGCCCACGAACTCGACGGCCGAATCACCGGAGTCGCCACCAACGAACTCACCGCTAATGCGCTCGTGCTGGCCGCCCGGCGCGCCAAAAAGCTCGGTGCCGACGGTAAGGATGACGAACTGGTTGGCCTGGCCGACGATTGGCCTATCGTGTTGGACTCCGCCCCGCGGGGCCGGTGGACCACCCTGCCGGAGGAAGTGGCGGGCCCGCTGGTGAAACTGCGGGATACCTTGTGGTCGGTGCGGACCGCGATTCATACCGCCCCCGATGGTGAGGCCGCCAGTGATCCGGAAAAGAATGCGGAGCGCCATCACTTGTCGCAGCATTTGGTGGAATTGCATGACACCTGTGTGCGCATTTTGGGCGTGTTTGAGCAGGAAGATCCCGCCAAGCAGGTCGATGTGGTGTGGTTGAGTGATGAGCCGCGCCGTGGTGCGACGTTGCGGGTCGCGCCGTTGAGTGTGTCGGGGTTGTTGGCGACGCGCTTGTTTGCGGAGAAAACGGTGGTGCTCACGTCGGCGACGTTGACTGTGGGCGGGAATTTTCAGGCGATGGCGGCGTCGTGGGGTTTGGCGAAGGGCTCCTATGACCACCTGGATGCGGGCACCCCGTTTGATCCGGCCAAGTCTGGCATTTTGTATGTGCCGGTGCATTTGCCGGAGCCGGGTCGGGATGGTTTGTCCCCGGAAGCGCTCGCGGAGATCAAGGATTTGATCATGGCCGCGGGTGGTCGCACTTTGGGGCTGTTTTCTTCGCGGCGCGCGGCGGAGCAGGCGGCGGAGTTTTTGCGGCCGCGGATTCCGATGGATGTGTTGTGCCAGGGGGAGGATTCCACGCCGAATTTGATTAAGCGTTTTGCGGCCAATGAGAATGCGGTGTTGGTGGGCACGTTGACGTTGTGGCAGGGCGTGGATGTGCCGGGCAAGAGTTGTTCCGTGGTGATCATGGACCGGATTCCTTTCCCACGCCCGGATGATCCGTTGTTGCAGGCCCGCAAGGAGGCGGCGGATGCTGCGGGGCGTAATGGTTTTATGGAGGTCGCGGCGACGCACGCTGCGTTGTTGATGGCGCAGGGCGCGGGTCGTTTGTTGCGCCATGTGGATGATCGTGGAGTGGTGGCGGTGTTGGATACCCGCTTGGTGAGCAAGCGTTATGGGGGCTTTTTGCGGGCGAGTATGCCGGCGTTTTGGCCTACCACCGACAAAAAGACTGTGATTTCCGCCATAAAGAGGCTGATTTCCCGCTAA
- a CDS encoding class I adenylate-forming enzyme family protein gives MMYADIFTTNLPDRAEHPAVTCGDTTLTYGQLHENVVRAAETLLRAGLYPGDVVALWLPNSIDYVVMFHAIAAAGMASVPIPVYATARDVNEAVTATGAKVVIDEQVAAAVIGGDAHALAAAGGTTSLPAGTQVQLPQVAEQAVASMPLSSGTTGTPKVVQLTHANLSANIRQFAEAVPITPEDTVLAPLPLSHIYGLTATMNVPLAIGAHVVVMQFDPKAFLQAFADHDISVLFIAPPVAPLLAGAPESTRFEHLHHIISGAAALSETAGRAVEERTGAKILQGYGMTEASPVTHLSRLDSTPLESIGTPLVDTEHKIIDTITGEDITATGKAGELCVRGPQVMLGYLNNDTATAAALQHGWLHTGDIGQQLADGSIVLSGRIKDIIKSHGVQVSPSKVEQRLIEHPDITDVAVFRGTTSRGEECPLVAYTGQLTPEEVLAHSRQVLTRYECPRAAYAVDAIPRSASGKILRTKLPDVIGATAAA, from the coding sequence ATGATGTACGCCGATATTTTCACCACCAACCTGCCCGACCGCGCCGAGCACCCCGCGGTGACCTGCGGGGACACCACGTTGACGTATGGCCAACTGCACGAAAACGTGGTGCGCGCCGCCGAAACACTGCTACGCGCAGGCCTCTACCCCGGCGATGTGGTGGCCCTATGGCTGCCGAACAGCATTGACTATGTGGTGATGTTTCACGCCATCGCCGCCGCCGGGATGGCCTCCGTCCCAATCCCCGTGTACGCCACCGCTCGCGATGTCAATGAGGCGGTGACCGCCACCGGAGCCAAAGTCGTCATCGACGAGCAAGTGGCTGCCGCGGTCATCGGTGGTGACGCGCACGCACTCGCAGCGGCTGGTGGCACCACTAGCCTGCCCGCCGGTACACAAGTACAACTGCCCCAGGTCGCCGAACAGGCGGTGGCCAGCATGCCGCTATCCTCCGGGACGACGGGCACCCCGAAGGTAGTGCAGCTGACTCACGCCAACCTCAGCGCGAACATCCGCCAATTCGCCGAGGCGGTACCCATCACCCCCGAGGACACGGTGCTCGCGCCGCTGCCATTGAGCCACATTTATGGCCTCACAGCGACGATGAATGTGCCCTTAGCGATCGGGGCACACGTGGTGGTGATGCAATTCGACCCCAAAGCCTTCCTGCAAGCATTCGCCGACCACGACATCTCGGTGCTCTTTATCGCCCCACCGGTCGCACCGCTGCTGGCGGGGGCACCGGAATCGACCCGCTTCGAACACCTCCACCACATCATCAGTGGCGCCGCAGCACTTTCCGAAACCGCCGGCCGCGCAGTCGAGGAACGCACCGGGGCGAAAATCTTGCAGGGCTACGGCATGACGGAAGCTTCCCCCGTCACCCACCTCAGCCGCCTGGACTCCACCCCCCTAGAATCCATCGGCACCCCGCTGGTCGACACCGAGCACAAAATCATCGACACCATCACCGGTGAAGACATCACTGCCACCGGTAAAGCTGGTGAGCTGTGCGTGCGCGGACCACAAGTCATGCTCGGCTACCTCAACAACGACACCGCCACCGCCGCCGCACTACAACACGGGTGGCTGCACACCGGCGATATCGGCCAGCAGCTCGCCGACGGCTCCATCGTGCTATCCGGACGCATCAAGGACATCATCAAGTCCCACGGCGTACAGGTCAGCCCCTCCAAGGTGGAACAAAGACTCATCGAACACCCTGACATCACCGACGTTGCGGTGTTCCGTGGCACCACCAGCCGCGGGGAAGAATGCCCCCTGGTCGCCTACACCGGGCAGCTAACCCCCGAGGAAGTCCTCGCCCACAGCCGGCAGGTCCTCACCCGCTACGAATGCCCCCGCGCCGCCTACGCGGTCGACGCAATCCCCCGCAGTGCCTCCGGCAAAATCCTGCGCACCAAACTCCCCGACGTCATCGGCGCCACGGCAGCCGCCTAA
- a CDS encoding YwiC-like family protein yields MSRRKNTGWVPDQHGAWVMVIVPILLGIIITRPHLVHLPLALAWFSGYFAFFALGLWLKVPPSRKKTFQPACLTYGLLCIVSSAVVIAMAPRVLLSALWFAPLVVIAVVEAYRKRPRSVASGLSTTLASAGLIPACGLATGADSATMSSLWVVALVIALYQCGTIFFVKTMIRHRGQESWLTASVVYHLLAAAVVAWLWQAGLCTVWPFVVMVAVAVRAWAMPFISARMQRPMTPKLVGMIEGIWVIAVVDAVLVSLV; encoded by the coding sequence GTGTCTCGTCGAAAAAATACCGGCTGGGTACCCGACCAGCACGGCGCCTGGGTCATGGTTATCGTGCCTATCCTGCTGGGCATCATCATCACCCGCCCGCACCTGGTGCATCTTCCCCTGGCCTTGGCCTGGTTTAGCGGCTATTTCGCATTTTTTGCACTGGGCTTGTGGCTGAAGGTTCCCCCGTCCCGGAAGAAAACGTTTCAGCCTGCCTGCCTCACCTACGGGCTGCTGTGCATTGTTTCTAGTGCTGTGGTGATTGCCATGGCACCTCGGGTGCTATTGTCGGCGCTGTGGTTTGCCCCGCTCGTTGTCATTGCGGTGGTGGAGGCCTATAGGAAAAGGCCGCGCTCTGTGGCATCTGGGCTGTCCACGACCCTGGCTAGTGCCGGGCTGATTCCCGCGTGTGGCTTGGCGACGGGGGCCGATTCGGCCACGATGTCATCGTTGTGGGTGGTGGCGTTGGTGATTGCTTTGTATCAGTGCGGAACTATCTTTTTTGTGAAGACGATGATCCGTCATCGGGGTCAGGAGTCGTGGTTGACGGCTTCGGTGGTGTATCACCTTTTGGCTGCGGCGGTGGTGGCGTGGTTGTGGCAGGCCGGTCTGTGCACGGTGTGGCCGTTTGTGGTGATGGTTGCGGTGGCGGTCCGCGCCTGGGCGATGCCTTTTATTAGTGCGCGGATGCAACGCCCGATGACTCCGAAGTTGGTGGGCATGATTGAGGGCATTTGGGTGATCGCGGTGGTGGATGCGGTGTTGGTGTCCTTGGTTTAG
- a CDS encoding aminoacyl-tRNA hydrolase, translated as MSSRTPHIDAPEQFFTVPLGEVESLVTVSASEASIARAHTHLVERQPRREEETPATARAMQIVLHIEKSQPPARSEILAAAARACVAACLVGDAGDEESLFYRRLDQWYGLKIRKVARRAHGAGWRRCHSVEGITVAQGQAQARAFIPGLVSEVDKDVARLQIKGTDLEDDAPGPASSDGVLIAIDQSLKMSTGKAAAQVGHGSMLLAASMSLAEVTRWAREGFPLSVRDVEHEDFVDLCARPGAVVVQDAGYTEVSPGAYTVVAVPAGWASAEANT; from the coding sequence ATGAGCAGTCGAACCCCTCACATCGATGCGCCCGAGCAGTTTTTCACCGTGCCCCTTGGTGAGGTGGAAAGTTTAGTCACGGTGAGTGCCAGTGAGGCTTCCATTGCCCGGGCCCACACCCACCTGGTCGAACGTCAGCCGCGTCGGGAAGAAGAAACCCCAGCGACAGCCCGGGCGATGCAGATCGTGTTGCATATTGAAAAGTCCCAGCCACCGGCGCGCAGCGAAATTCTCGCCGCCGCGGCCAGGGCCTGCGTTGCGGCCTGCCTCGTCGGGGATGCGGGGGATGAGGAATCGTTGTTTTATCGCCGTTTGGATCAGTGGTACGGGTTGAAGATCAGGAAGGTGGCGCGGCGGGCGCATGGTGCCGGATGGCGGCGGTGCCACAGCGTGGAAGGGATCACCGTAGCGCAAGGGCAGGCCCAGGCGCGGGCGTTTATTCCGGGGCTGGTCTCTGAAGTCGACAAGGATGTGGCGCGCCTGCAGATCAAGGGCACCGATTTGGAAGATGATGCTCCGGGGCCCGCCTCTAGTGATGGGGTGCTCATTGCGATCGACCAGAGCTTGAAGATGAGCACTGGTAAGGCAGCTGCCCAGGTTGGTCATGGTTCCATGCTGCTTGCCGCGAGCATGTCCCTGGCTGAGGTGACCCGCTGGGCTCGCGAAGGTTTTCCTCTGTCGGTGCGCGATGTTGAGCACGAGGATTTTGTTGATTTGTGCGCCCGGCCCGGGGCAGTAGTGGTTCAGGATGCCGGGTATACGGAGGTCTCACCTGGGGCGTATACGGTGGTTGCTGTTCCGGCGGGGTGGGCAAGTGCTGAGGCAAACACCTAA
- the serB gene encoding phosphoserine phosphatase SerB, with amino-acid sequence MNENAVDPDITVALEDGLTPAVITVHGSDRPGVSAAFFRVLASHRVQILDVEQSQFRGRLNLAAFVGLEADRLEVLSEGLEITMQAYGQEVTVELKDHLDQNRPLSTHAVVVLGDPVTASHISRIGQTLADYGANIDTIRGIADYPLTGLELKITVANPRPGGGVGMRKALAALTREIGVDIAIERAGLLRRSKRLICFDCDSTLITGEVIEMLAAHAGREAEVAEVTERAMRGELDFEESLRERVAALKGLDASVIDEVAKSIELTPGARTTIRTLKRMGYRAAVVSGGFIQVLEDLAEELELDYVRANTLEIEDGKLTGRVIGKVVDRAAKAEFLKEFAEDSGLHMHQTVAVGDGANDIDMLSSAGLGIAFNAKPALKEVADASVNHPFLDEVLYILGISREEIDEADRGDGTYRRVPLPEREPVLEDTVPSGENN; translated from the coding sequence GTGAACGAAAACGCCGTAGACCCCGATATCACAGTCGCCCTCGAAGATGGCCTCACACCCGCCGTGATCACCGTGCACGGATCCGACCGCCCCGGTGTGTCCGCAGCTTTCTTCCGGGTGTTGGCATCCCACCGAGTACAAATCCTCGACGTCGAACAGTCCCAGTTCCGGGGCCGGCTCAACCTCGCAGCTTTCGTCGGGCTCGAAGCAGACCGCTTGGAGGTTCTATCCGAGGGACTAGAGATCACCATGCAGGCCTACGGCCAGGAAGTTACCGTCGAGCTGAAAGACCACCTCGACCAAAATCGCCCGCTATCCACCCACGCCGTCGTTGTTCTCGGCGATCCGGTGACCGCCAGCCATATCTCCCGCATCGGCCAAACCCTGGCCGACTACGGCGCGAACATCGACACCATTCGGGGAATCGCTGACTACCCCCTGACCGGCTTGGAGCTGAAGATCACCGTCGCCAACCCACGTCCCGGTGGCGGCGTTGGAATGCGTAAAGCGCTAGCTGCGCTGACACGCGAAATCGGTGTCGACATCGCCATCGAGCGCGCCGGCCTGCTGCGACGCTCGAAGCGTTTGATCTGCTTCGACTGCGACTCGACTCTGATCACCGGTGAAGTGATTGAGATGCTGGCCGCACATGCCGGCCGCGAAGCCGAGGTTGCCGAGGTTACCGAACGCGCCATGCGGGGCGAACTCGATTTTGAGGAATCTCTCCGTGAGCGCGTCGCTGCGCTGAAAGGCTTGGACGCCAGCGTCATTGATGAGGTGGCGAAGAGCATTGAGCTCACCCCGGGTGCCCGCACCACGATTCGTACCCTTAAGCGGATGGGATACCGCGCGGCTGTCGTGTCCGGTGGCTTCATTCAGGTCCTCGAAGACCTCGCGGAAGAACTTGAGCTGGACTACGTGCGAGCCAACACCCTGGAAATCGAGGACGGCAAACTCACCGGTCGGGTCATCGGCAAGGTGGTGGATCGGGCAGCCAAGGCGGAGTTCCTTAAGGAGTTCGCCGAGGATTCCGGTCTGCACATGCACCAGACCGTGGCTGTCGGCGACGGCGCCAACGACATCGACATGCTCTCCTCGGCCGGCCTCGGTATTGCCTTTAACGCCAAGCCTGCGCTGAAGGAGGTCGCCGACGCTAGCGTGAACCACCCCTTCCTGGACGAGGTCCTTTACATTCTCGGTATCTCCCGTGAGGAAATCGACGAGGCGGATCGTGGCGACGGTACTTATCGTCGAGTCCCCCTCCCGGAGCGGGAACCCGTACTCGAAGACACCGTGCCTTCTGGAGAAAATAACTAG
- the ctaD gene encoding cytochrome c oxidase subunit I — protein MTAVAPKGDHQVAPARPAPTGNARKGTFAWKMLTSTDHKTLGIMYIIMSFMFFFLGGFMALLIRAELYHPGLQFLSNEQFNQLFTMHGTVMLLLYGTPVVWGFANYIMPLQIGAPDVAFPRLNALGFWFTGAGGVMMLSGFATPGGAADFGWTMYSPLSDAIHSPNVGSDMWILGVGVGGIGTIASAINMITTIVCLRAPGMTMFRLPIFTWNIFITSLLVLLIFPMLTAAALGILYDRKLGGHIYDPANGGSILWQHLFWFFGHPEVYVLALPFFGIVSEIFPVFSRKPMFGYAGLVFATISIAALSMAVWAHHMFVTGAILLPFFSFMTFLISVPTGVKFFNWVGTMWKGHLTWETPMIFAFGFIATFLFGGLTGIMLASPPLDFHVSDTYFVVAHFHYTLFGTIVFASFAGVYFWFPKMTGRMLDEKLGKIHFWLMFIGFHGTFLVQHWLGNMGMPRRYADYLDSDGFTTLNQVSTVFSFILGISFIPFIWNAWKSWRYGEVVTVDDPWGYGNSLEWATSCPPPRHNFTSLPRIRSERPAFELHYPHMVERFRAEAHIGHKSDAMLGRDAGDMKRDEATVSKA, from the coding sequence ATGACCGCTGTCGCGCCAAAGGGCGACCACCAGGTCGCACCGGCCCGGCCTGCCCCCACGGGCAACGCCCGCAAGGGCACTTTCGCCTGGAAGATGCTGACATCCACCGACCATAAGACGCTGGGCATCATGTACATCATCATGTCCTTCATGTTCTTCTTCCTCGGTGGCTTTATGGCGCTGCTCATCCGCGCCGAGCTCTACCACCCGGGCCTGCAGTTCTTGTCGAACGAGCAGTTCAACCAGCTGTTCACCATGCACGGCACCGTGATGCTGCTGCTGTACGGAACCCCCGTTGTGTGGGGCTTCGCAAACTACATCATGCCCCTTCAGATCGGCGCTCCCGACGTGGCTTTCCCCCGTCTTAACGCCCTGGGCTTCTGGTTCACCGGCGCCGGCGGCGTCATGATGCTTTCCGGCTTCGCCACCCCCGGTGGTGCCGCAGACTTCGGCTGGACCATGTACTCCCCGCTGTCTGACGCTATCCACTCCCCGAACGTCGGTTCTGACATGTGGATCCTCGGCGTCGGCGTCGGTGGTATCGGCACCATTGCATCCGCAATCAACATGATCACCACCATCGTGTGCCTCCGTGCACCGGGTATGACCATGTTCCGCCTGCCGATCTTCACCTGGAACATCTTCATCACCTCTCTGCTGGTGCTGCTGATCTTCCCGATGCTGACCGCAGCTGCTCTGGGTATCCTCTACGACCGCAAGCTCGGCGGCCACATCTACGACCCGGCCAACGGTGGCTCCATCCTGTGGCAGCACCTGTTCTGGTTCTTCGGCCACCCCGAGGTCTACGTCCTCGCACTGCCGTTCTTCGGCATCGTGTCTGAGATCTTCCCGGTCTTCTCCCGCAAGCCGATGTTCGGCTACGCAGGTCTGGTCTTCGCGACCATCTCCATCGCCGCCCTGTCCATGGCCGTGTGGGCTCACCACATGTTCGTGACCGGCGCCATCCTGCTGCCGTTCTTCTCCTTCATGACCTTCCTGATCTCCGTGCCTACCGGCGTGAAGTTCTTCAACTGGGTTGGCACCATGTGGAAGGGTCACCTGACCTGGGAGACCCCGATGATCTTCGCCTTCGGCTTCATCGCAACCTTCCTCTTCGGTGGTCTGACCGGCATTATGCTGGCCTCCCCGCCGCTGGACTTCCACGTCTCTGACACCTACTTCGTGGTTGCTCACTTCCACTACACCCTGTTCGGCACCATCGTGTTCGCTTCCTTCGCTGGCGTGTACTTCTGGTTCCCGAAGATGACCGGCCGCATGCTGGACGAGAAGCTGGGCAAGATCCACTTCTGGCTCATGTTCATCGGCTTCCACGGCACCTTCCTGGTCCAGCACTGGCTGGGCAACATGGGTATGCCCCGTCGTTACGCCGACTACCTGGACTCCGACGGCTTCACCACCCTGAACCAGGTGTCCACCGTCTTCTCCTTCATCCTGGGTATCTCCTTCATCCCGTTCATCTGGAACGCTTGGAAGTCCTGGCGCTACGGTGAGGTCGTCACCGTCGACGACCCGTGGGGTTACGGTAACTCCCTCGAGTGGGCAACCTCCTGCCCGCCGCCGCGCCACAACTTCACCTCCCTGCCGCGTATCCGCTCCGAGCGCCCCGCGTTCGAGCTGCACTACCCGCACATGGTTGAGCGTTTCCGCGCTGAGGCTCACATCGGCCACAAGTCCGATGCGATGCTCGGCCGCGACGCTGGCGACATGAAGCGCGACGAAGCTACCGTCTCCAAGGCTTAA
- the nrdF gene encoding class 1b ribonucleoside-diphosphate reductase subunit beta, producing MANDKAAISPAQHEYHPEDRNAPVSAINWNTIPDEKDLEVWDRLTGNFWLPEKVPLSNDIKSWNTLNSLEQQTTMRVFTGLTMLDTIQGTVGAVSLIQDAKTPHEEAVLTNIAFMESVHAKSYSSIFMTLASTPEINDAFRWSEENDNLQKKAKIVLDYYEGGDPLKRKVASTLLESFLFYSGFYLPMYWSSHAKLTNTADVIRLIIRDEAVHGYYIGYKYQKALEQLTEAEREEQKDWTFDLLFDLYDNEAQYTEDLYDPLGWTEDVKRFLRYNANKALNNLGYEGMFPADECKVSPAILSALSPNADENHDFFSGSGSSYVIGKTEATEDDDWDF from the coding sequence ATGGCTAACGACAAGGCCGCCATTTCCCCGGCACAACACGAGTACCACCCGGAGGATCGCAACGCTCCGGTGTCTGCAATCAACTGGAACACCATCCCGGATGAAAAAGACCTCGAGGTGTGGGACCGTCTGACCGGTAACTTCTGGCTGCCCGAAAAGGTGCCGCTGTCTAACGACATCAAGTCCTGGAACACGCTGAACTCCCTGGAGCAGCAAACCACCATGCGAGTCTTCACAGGCTTGACCATGCTGGACACCATTCAGGGCACCGTGGGTGCGGTTTCGCTGATTCAGGACGCGAAGACCCCCCACGAGGAGGCAGTGCTCACCAACATTGCCTTCATGGAATCCGTGCACGCCAAGAGCTACAGCTCCATCTTCATGACCCTGGCTTCCACCCCGGAAATCAATGATGCTTTCCGCTGGTCTGAGGAAAACGACAACCTGCAGAAGAAAGCCAAGATCGTCTTGGACTACTACGAGGGTGGGGATCCGCTCAAGCGCAAGGTTGCCTCGACCTTGCTGGAATCCTTCCTGTTCTACTCCGGGTTCTACCTTCCGATGTACTGGTCCAGCCATGCGAAGCTGACCAACACCGCCGATGTCATTCGCCTCATCATTCGCGATGAGGCCGTCCACGGCTACTACATCGGCTACAAGTACCAAAAGGCGCTCGAGCAGCTGACCGAAGCGGAGCGTGAGGAACAGAAGGATTGGACCTTCGACCTGCTGTTCGACCTCTACGACAACGAGGCGCAGTACACCGAAGATCTGTACGACCCGCTGGGCTGGACCGAGGACGTCAAGCGCTTCCTGCGTTACAACGCGAATAAGGCGCTGAATAACCTCGGATACGAAGGGATGTTCCCGGCAGATGAATGCAAGGTCTCCCCGGCTATCTTGTCCGCACTGTCGCCCAACGCTGACGAGAACCACGACTTCTTCTCCGGTTCCGGTTCGTCGTACGTGATCGGTAAGACCGAAGCGACCGAAGACGACGACTGGGACTTCTAA
- a CDS encoding ferritin, producing the protein MKLSDTLAQAFNKQVTAEYEASLVYRQLSFLLDDLGLVGMRDWMKLQADEELTHAQMFADHMLNRDAVPQIGAIEAPSLTVNNAVDAFEASLAHEQKISGMIRDLAALTQDERDFDSRPLIDFFLAEQIEEESTVGEILDRLRLIGSDGSGLLRIDAELGARNAE; encoded by the coding sequence ATGAAACTTTCTGACACTCTTGCACAGGCTTTCAACAAGCAGGTTACTGCCGAGTACGAAGCATCCCTCGTCTACCGCCAGCTCTCCTTCCTTCTCGACGATCTCGGCCTCGTCGGCATGCGCGACTGGATGAAGCTCCAGGCCGACGAAGAGCTCACCCACGCCCAGATGTTCGCGGACCACATGCTCAACCGCGACGCGGTTCCGCAGATCGGCGCCATTGAGGCTCCCTCCCTGACCGTGAACAATGCCGTCGACGCTTTCGAAGCCTCCCTGGCTCACGAGCAGAAGATCTCCGGCATGATTCGCGACCTGGCCGCACTGACCCAGGATGAGCGCGATTTCGACTCCCGTCCGCTGATCGACTTCTTCCTGGCAGAGCAGATTGAGGAAGAGTCCACCGTCGGCGAGATCCTCGACCGTCTTCGCCTCATCGGCTCCGACGGCTCCGGCCTGCTGCGCATCGACGCCGAGCTCGGCGCCCGCAACGCTGAGTGA
- a CDS encoding FadR/GntR family transcriptional regulator, producing MAVIHQTTKLDYALNQLGTEIVSGVLPAGATFTLATICERFDISRTVAREVMRALEQLNLVKSSRRIGLKVLPRSHWSVFDEAIIEWRLRTPGERDHQLRSLTSLRLAVEPQAARGMAHHGTDEQIEQLLELSNRLHNLGAAGRANSMEFLKADVDFHTLILTCSGNEMFAALAPTVTTVLIGRTELGIQPHHLPETVLTGHDALAHAIAVRNPDRAERCARMLLDEVRDALDLT from the coding sequence GTGGCTGTCATACATCAAACGACGAAGCTCGATTACGCCCTCAATCAACTGGGCACCGAGATCGTCTCCGGGGTGCTACCCGCTGGTGCCACCTTTACTCTCGCCACCATCTGCGAGCGCTTCGATATTTCGCGCACTGTCGCGCGTGAGGTGATGCGCGCCCTCGAGCAGTTAAACCTGGTGAAGTCTTCCCGCCGTATTGGGTTGAAGGTGTTGCCGCGCAGCCACTGGTCGGTGTTCGATGAGGCCATCATTGAGTGGCGTTTGCGCACCCCCGGCGAACGCGATCACCAGTTGCGTTCCCTGACCAGTTTGCGCCTGGCGGTGGAGCCTCAGGCCGCCCGTGGCATGGCTCATCACGGTACCGATGAGCAGATTGAGCAGCTGCTTGAGTTGTCTAATCGCTTGCACAATTTAGGTGCGGCCGGTCGCGCGAACTCTATGGAGTTCCTCAAGGCCGATGTGGATTTTCACACCTTGATTCTGACCTGTAGCGGAAATGAGATGTTTGCGGCGCTGGCGCCGACGGTGACGACGGTACTTATCGGCCGAACCGAATTGGGTATCCAGCCGCATCATCTTCCTGAGACCGTGCTGACTGGCCATGATGCGCTGGCGCACGCGATTGCGGTGCGCAATCCCGATCGTGCGGAACGGTGCGCACGGATGTTGCTGGATGAAGTGCGTGACGCGCTGGACTTGACCTAA